Proteins co-encoded in one Bacillus sp. 2205SS5-2 genomic window:
- the fni gene encoding type 2 isopentenyl-diphosphate Delta-isomerase produces the protein MSRAERKRDHIQHALSTDHQGQTAFDDIVFVHHSLPNTSVEDVRLQTKIGELTLSSPIFINAMTGGGGENTQKINQELAIAARETGIAIAVGSQMAAIKDPSERKTFEIVRKTNPNGVVLANIGSEASVSQALEVVEMIDADALQIHLNVIQELAMPEGDRSFQGALERISAISTALPIPVIVKETGFGMSAEAVSLLDQTEVTAVDVGGFGGTNFSKIENARRKRLVTYFDDWGIPTPISIIEARSSFTRDVIASGGIQTALDVIKSVALGAKATGMAGTLLKVLVEQSLENLLEEIQGIHEDLAYLMCALGVTKIEELLNVPMVISGESYHWLKVRGYKPETFARRN, from the coding sequence GTGTCAAGAGCAGAAAGAAAAAGAGATCATATCCAACATGCTTTATCAACAGATCATCAAGGTCAGACGGCCTTTGATGACATTGTTTTTGTGCATCATAGCTTACCGAATACTTCTGTAGAAGATGTACGTCTTCAGACGAAAATTGGCGAACTTACTTTAAGTTCGCCAATTTTCATCAATGCGATGACTGGTGGCGGTGGTGAAAATACGCAAAAAATCAATCAAGAGTTAGCGATTGCTGCAAGAGAAACAGGGATTGCGATTGCAGTAGGCTCGCAAATGGCTGCAATTAAGGATCCATCTGAACGAAAGACGTTTGAAATCGTCAGAAAAACGAATCCGAATGGCGTTGTATTAGCCAATATTGGTAGTGAGGCAAGTGTATCTCAAGCGTTAGAAGTCGTCGAAATGATCGATGCAGATGCATTACAGATTCATCTAAACGTCATTCAAGAATTAGCAATGCCTGAAGGAGACCGCTCCTTTCAAGGTGCTCTCGAACGCATTAGTGCTATTTCAACCGCTTTACCGATTCCGGTGATTGTGAAAGAAACAGGCTTCGGCATGAGCGCAGAAGCAGTTTCTTTACTAGATCAGACTGAGGTGACCGCCGTTGATGTAGGAGGATTTGGAGGAACCAATTTCAGCAAAATTGAAAATGCTAGACGAAAGCGGCTAGTTACTTATTTTGATGATTGGGGTATTCCGACGCCTATTTCGATTATTGAGGCTCGCTCATCCTTCACTAGAGATGTGATAGCGTCAGGTGGGATTCAAACAGCACTTGATGTAATCAAATCTGTTGCTTTAGGTGCAAAAGCGACAGGAATGGCGGGGACTCTTTTAAAGGTATTGGTGGAGCAGTCTTTAGAGAATCTTTTAGAAGAAATACAGGGAATTCATGAAGATTTAGCGTATCTAATGTGTGCTCTTGGAGTGACTAAAATAGAAGAATTGCTGAACGTCCCTATGGTTATTTCTGGGGAAAGTTATCACTGGTTAAAGGTTCGCGGATATAAACCAGAAACTTTTGCGAGAAGGAACTAA
- the rpsA gene encoding 30S ribosomal protein S1, translated as MSEDMNQVEVKKLEVGEKVKGTVTKVEEKQVLVDIEGSKVDGIIPISELSSLHIEKASDAVQEGDVLELIVTKVEEELLVLSKRKVDAEKAWEEMHNRFTAGEVFEAEVKDVVKGGLVVDLGVRGFVPASLVEDFYVEDFTDYKGKSLTFKIVEIDQEKNRLILSHRAVVEVEKEQRKKQVLDSLQANQEIEGTVQRITDFGAFVDIGGVDGLVHISQLSHGHVEKPSDVVEEGQKVNVKVLSVDRDNERISLSIKETLPGPWSNISEKAPRGEVLQGVVKRLVSYGAFVEVFSGVEGLVHISQISHKHIGTPHEVLQEGQTVKVKVLDVNENDQRLSLSIKELEERTPQYEEKYEMPEENTGFQLGEMIGDKLKDLK; from the coding sequence ATGTCAGAAGACATGAATCAAGTAGAAGTGAAAAAACTAGAAGTTGGCGAGAAAGTAAAAGGTACCGTGACAAAAGTAGAAGAAAAGCAAGTGCTTGTAGACATTGAAGGAAGCAAAGTAGATGGCATTATTCCAATTAGTGAGCTATCTAGTCTTCATATTGAAAAAGCATCTGATGCCGTTCAAGAGGGTGACGTGCTAGAACTAATCGTAACGAAAGTAGAAGAAGAACTTCTTGTCTTATCCAAACGTAAAGTAGACGCAGAAAAAGCATGGGAAGAAATGCACAATCGTTTCACTGCTGGAGAAGTATTTGAAGCAGAAGTGAAAGACGTAGTTAAAGGTGGCCTAGTCGTTGATTTAGGCGTCCGAGGCTTCGTCCCAGCATCCCTTGTTGAGGATTTTTACGTAGAAGATTTCACTGACTATAAAGGAAAATCCTTAACATTTAAAATCGTTGAAATTGACCAAGAAAAAAATCGATTAATTCTTTCTCACCGTGCCGTTGTGGAAGTGGAAAAGGAACAAAGAAAAAAACAAGTGCTGGATTCTTTACAAGCAAACCAAGAGATTGAAGGGACCGTTCAGAGAATTACTGATTTCGGCGCATTTGTAGACATAGGTGGTGTAGATGGTTTAGTTCATATCTCGCAGCTATCTCACGGACATGTTGAGAAACCTTCAGATGTTGTTGAAGAAGGCCAAAAAGTTAACGTCAAGGTTCTTTCTGTGGACCGTGATAATGAGCGTATCTCGCTATCAATAAAAGAAACACTTCCTGGACCGTGGAGCAACATCTCTGAAAAAGCACCTCGTGGTGAAGTGTTACAAGGTGTTGTCAAGCGACTTGTATCATATGGAGCTTTTGTAGAAGTGTTCTCAGGTGTTGAGGGACTTGTTCATATTTCTCAAATTTCTCACAAACACATTGGTACTCCTCACGAAGTGCTTCAAGAGGGCCAAACGGTTAAAGTGAAAGTATTAGACGTGAATGAAAATGATCAACGTTTATCTCTTAGTATTAAAGAATTGGAAGAAAGAACACCACAATATGAAGAAAAATATGAAATGCCTGAAGAAAATACCGGTTTCCAACTAGGTGAAATGATTGGCGATAAATTAAAAGACTTAAAATAA
- a CDS encoding lysophospholipid acyltransferase family protein — MNFYTFVRGLVKGVLTPFYRIHVVGTEHFPKDGGVLLCTNHINALDPPVVGITAPRPVSFMAKEELFSMPVLGRIVTNLNAFPVKRGMSDREALRTGLKALKEGKVLGLFPEGTRSQNGELGKGLAGAGFFAARTRAHIVPCAIIGPYKPFRKLKVVYGLPIEMDTLRENKASAEEVTEVIMQKIADLIRQNS; from the coding sequence ATGAATTTTTACACGTTTGTGAGAGGTCTTGTCAAAGGCGTCCTTACCCCCTTTTATCGTATTCATGTTGTTGGTACTGAGCACTTTCCAAAAGACGGTGGTGTATTACTATGTACAAATCATATTAATGCACTAGATCCCCCTGTTGTTGGAATTACAGCACCTAGACCGGTATCATTTATGGCGAAAGAAGAATTGTTTTCCATGCCGGTATTAGGAAGAATTGTGACAAATTTAAACGCCTTCCCTGTTAAACGGGGAATGAGCGATAGGGAAGCTTTGCGTACAGGTTTAAAAGCCTTAAAAGAAGGTAAAGTATTAGGTCTATTTCCTGAAGGAACTCGTAGTCAAAACGGAGAGTTAGGCAAAGGATTAGCTGGCGCAGGCTTTTTTGCTGCCCGTACGAGAGCACACATAGTTCCTTGTGCAATCATCGGACCATATAAGCCATTTCGAAAGCTAAAAGTTGTCTATGGTCTACCCATTGAGATGGATACTTTAAGAGAAAATAAAGCGAGTGCAGAAGAAGTAACAGAAGTCATCATGCAAAAAATAGCTGACTTAATTAGACAGAATTCGTAA
- the cmk gene encoding (d)CMP kinase, whose amino-acid sequence MTHNYRIAIDGPAAAGKSTVAKILAEKLSYIYIDTGAMYRALTYKALQAKADLQNEKMIADILHATEINLEPGKKNQLVLLDGENITEDIRSHEVTNSVSHVAKHGLVREEMVKRQQQLAEKGKVVMDGRDIGTHVIPDAEIKVFLLASVEERAKRRHEENISKGFSSNIENLKEEISKRDKLDSERKVAPLRKAADATEIDTTSLNIQGVVDRIMTLVLERNENK is encoded by the coding sequence ATGACACATAATTATCGGATTGCGATAGATGGTCCTGCAGCAGCGGGGAAAAGTACAGTTGCAAAAATTCTAGCGGAAAAATTATCATATATATATATAGATACGGGGGCAATGTACCGTGCGCTCACGTATAAAGCACTACAAGCAAAAGCTGACTTACAAAATGAAAAAATGATTGCTGACATTTTGCATGCGACTGAGATTAATCTTGAACCTGGTAAAAAGAATCAGTTAGTACTTTTGGACGGGGAAAACATTACGGAAGACATCCGTTCACATGAGGTAACTAATTCTGTTTCTCATGTAGCAAAACACGGTCTCGTTCGAGAAGAAATGGTGAAAAGACAGCAACAGTTAGCAGAAAAAGGAAAGGTCGTCATGGACGGTAGAGACATAGGTACACATGTCATTCCTGATGCGGAAATCAAAGTCTTTTTATTAGCTAGTGTAGAAGAAAGAGCGAAAAGACGTCATGAAGAAAATATTTCTAAAGGATTTTCGTCAAATATAGAGAATTTAAAAGAAGAGATCTCAAAACGTGATAAATTAGATTCTGAAAGAAAAGTTGCTCCTTTACGAAAAGCAGCCGATGCGACGGAAATTGATACAACTTCTTTAAACATACAAGGCGTTGTAGATAGAATCATGACATTGGTATTGGAAAGGAACGAGAATAAATGA
- a CDS encoding DUF5359 family protein → MKHIDRLLIKIIIFQFIVLICVQVLVREWSPMTMLQKVTYYEGVNTMEHGDIIETINGVKGR, encoded by the coding sequence ATGAAACACATTGATCGTCTTTTAATAAAAATCATTATCTTTCAATTTATTGTTTTAATTTGTGTCCAGGTGCTTGTCCGCGAATGGTCACCGATGACGATGCTTCAAAAAGTGACTTATTATGAAGGTGTAAACACGATGGAGCACGGAGACATTATTGAAACTATTAATGGAGTAAAAGGCAGGTGA
- a CDS encoding flagellar brake protein, producing the protein MIKIGASLTLEPVHSDKQETYRCKIVELDDAKIWIDYPIHRETGKTLFLIDGTQLKAKFVVDEVPYMFDTEVLGRVKKNIPMITLHYPGKEELLKIQRRQFVRVEATIDVAVEGNEFLQFSTVTDDISAGGCAINLPKGIELVENSDLKLLLVLPMQTGDYHYLSVNAKAIRVLQKDQQRLASIQFKELEEASMQFIMRYCFERQLVLRRKGYINS; encoded by the coding sequence ATGATAAAAATTGGAGCATCGCTAACATTAGAACCTGTGCATTCTGATAAACAAGAAACCTATAGATGCAAGATAGTAGAGCTAGATGATGCGAAAATATGGATTGATTACCCAATCCATAGAGAAACAGGTAAAACCCTCTTTCTAATTGACGGGACGCAATTAAAGGCGAAATTCGTTGTCGATGAGGTACCTTATATGTTTGATACTGAAGTGTTAGGTAGAGTGAAAAAAAACATACCAATGATTACGCTTCACTATCCTGGCAAAGAAGAGCTTTTGAAAATTCAACGAAGACAATTTGTTCGAGTTGAGGCAACGATTGATGTAGCGGTTGAAGGTAATGAATTTCTTCAATTCTCAACCGTTACTGATGATATTAGTGCGGGTGGCTGTGCCATCAATCTTCCTAAGGGTATTGAATTAGTTGAAAATAGCGACCTAAAACTACTGTTAGTCTTACCGATGCAAACTGGAGACTATCATTATCTTTCGGTAAATGCAAAGGCTATTCGAGTTCTGCAAAAAGATCAGCAAAGATTAGCTTCTATCCAATTCAAAGAGTTAGAGGAAGCTAGTATGCAGTTCATTATGAGGTATTGTTTTGAACGACAACTTGTTCTTCGAAGAAAAGGGTATATAAACTCCTGA
- the ypeB gene encoding germination protein YpeB, whose translation MLRVILITGLTLGVLGTAYWGYQEHQEKNAILINAENSYQRAFHDLTFEIDLLNDKIGTTLAMNSQKSLSPALADVWRITSQAHSDVGQLPLTLLPFNKTEEFLAKIGDFSYRTAVRNLDKNPLSEEEYERLEQLYEQSGEIQKELRKVQHLVIKNNLRWMDVELALATNKETVDNTIIDGFKTVEKTVKGYDESDVGGTSFINVQKRNENLKNLDGEEITKEEAIQIAKNYTKFSDIKKQKVTENGEGSDYGFYSVSLLSKGNIEASMDITKTGGYPLWYINNRDVKESSISLNEAATKGAEFLKEYKFKDLDLFESAQYDSVGVFSFVTSINNVRIYPDTIKMKVALDTGEVIGFSASDYIQNNKSREIPEPILTKEEAMEYINPNVKILQDGMAVIVNELNEEVLCYEFMGTLKNDTYRIFINSQTGLEEKVEKLQNAEPIYEDFV comes from the coding sequence ATGCTTAGAGTAATTCTGATAACCGGATTAACACTTGGAGTACTTGGGACAGCATATTGGGGTTATCAAGAACATCAAGAAAAAAACGCTATCTTAATTAATGCAGAAAATAGTTATCAACGTGCATTTCATGATTTGACATTTGAAATTGATTTGCTCAATGACAAAATTGGTACAACATTAGCAATGAATTCGCAAAAATCTTTATCTCCTGCACTTGCAGATGTATGGAGGATCACCTCACAAGCTCATAGCGATGTGGGACAGTTACCTCTTACCTTACTCCCATTTAATAAAACAGAAGAATTCTTGGCGAAAATAGGGGACTTTAGTTACCGAACAGCGGTGAGAAATTTAGACAAGAATCCGCTGAGTGAAGAAGAATACGAGAGGCTAGAGCAATTGTATGAACAAAGCGGTGAAATCCAAAAAGAATTACGTAAAGTACAACATTTGGTTATTAAAAATAATCTACGTTGGATGGATGTGGAGCTTGCCTTAGCAACGAATAAAGAAACAGTAGATAATACGATTATTGATGGTTTTAAAACGGTAGAAAAAACGGTTAAAGGATATGATGAATCAGATGTAGGAGGCACGTCATTCATCAATGTGCAAAAAAGAAATGAAAACTTAAAAAATTTAGATGGCGAAGAAATTACGAAAGAGGAAGCCATTCAAATTGCGAAAAATTACACAAAATTTTCCGACATAAAAAAACAAAAGGTGACGGAAAATGGGGAGGGCTCAGACTACGGATTTTATAGTGTCTCTTTACTTTCAAAAGGGAATATTGAAGCAAGTATGGATATTACGAAAACGGGTGGTTATCCTCTATGGTACATTAACAATCGTGATGTTAAGGAAAGTAGCATTAGCCTGAATGAAGCAGCTACAAAAGGTGCTGAGTTTTTAAAAGAATACAAATTTAAGGATCTAGATTTATTTGAAAGTGCTCAATATGATAGCGTAGGGGTTTTTTCGTTTGTGACATCAATCAATAATGTAAGAATCTATCCCGATACCATAAAAATGAAAGTTGCACTTGACACAGGAGAAGTGATTGGATTTTCAGCTAGTGACTATATTCAAAACAATAAATCTAGAGAAATACCAGAGCCAATTTTAACGAAGGAAGAAGCAATGGAGTATATCAATCCGAATGTGAAGATCTTGCAAGATGGAATGGCTGTCATAGTAAATGAATTAAATGAAGAGGTGCTTTGTTATGAGTTCATGGGCACGTTAAAGAATGACACTTATCGAATCTTTATAAATAGTCAAACGGGTTTAGAGGAAAAAGTAGAAAAACTTCAAAATGCTGAACCAATTTATGAAGACTTTGTTTAG
- the sleB gene encoding spore cortex-lytic enzyme, protein MLIIGIGTLSWTPQQLPVRAFSNQVVQQGATGQDVIELQARLQFLGFYNGKIDGVFGWGTYWAVRNFQYEFGLPIDGLVGEGTKAKLEKSSQYDEQYVQEQVQSGNKFTYYGGVDKEKQTEKKEKQPAKEEQARSESPVGSTAVNTPSGYSQNDIELMANAVYGESRGESYEGQVAVAAVILNRVESQSFPNTVAGVIFEPGAFTAVADGQIWLTPNDKAKKAVVDALNGWDPSENAIYYFNPVTATSKWIWSRPQIKQIGKHIFCN, encoded by the coding sequence ATGTTGATAATAGGGATAGGAACTTTATCTTGGACACCTCAACAGTTGCCGGTTCGCGCTTTTTCTAACCAAGTTGTTCAGCAAGGTGCAACAGGTCAAGATGTCATTGAACTACAAGCACGATTGCAATTTTTAGGGTTTTATAATGGCAAGATTGACGGTGTGTTTGGTTGGGGTACATATTGGGCAGTTAGGAATTTTCAATATGAGTTTGGTTTGCCAATTGATGGTCTTGTTGGTGAAGGTACGAAAGCAAAGTTGGAAAAATCGTCTCAATACGACGAACAATATGTGCAAGAACAGGTTCAATCTGGCAATAAATTTACCTACTATGGTGGAGTAGATAAGGAAAAGCAAACAGAAAAAAAAGAAAAACAGCCAGCGAAGGAAGAGCAAGCGAGATCTGAAAGTCCGGTTGGAAGTACAGCTGTGAACACACCAAGTGGGTATTCACAAAATGATATTGAATTAATGGCGAATGCTGTCTATGGTGAGTCTCGCGGAGAGTCCTATGAAGGACAAGTTGCGGTAGCAGCTGTAATTTTAAACCGGGTAGAAAGTCAATCATTCCCTAATACCGTTGCAGGGGTTATTTTTGAGCCAGGAGCGTTCACAGCTGTCGCCGATGGACAAATTTGGTTAACTCCTAATGATAAAGCTAAAAAAGCGGTAGTAGACGCATTAAATGGGTGGGATCCGTCAGAAAATGCCATCTATTATTTTAACCCAGTAACCGCAACTAGCAAATGGATATGGTCTAGACCTCAAATTAAGCAAATCGGAAAACATATATTTTGTAACTAG
- the prsW gene encoding glutamic-type intramembrane protease PrsW — protein sequence MLVILSAGIAPGLAFLSYLYLKDQYEQEPFRYVLKTFVYGMLITFPILFIQSVFEIEGITFPLWGQAFLTAGLLEEFFKWFVLFFIVIQSINFDDPYDGIVFGASVSLGFATAENILYLLAHGVSFAFGRALLPVSSHALFGVIMGYYLGKSKFSLSQNVKWVLFSLVIPIILHGTYDYILIRNVPYWPYFMIPFMMFLWWLGLKKVKTVHLLAKGQEPYLIKKSSSF from the coding sequence ATGCTGGTGATTTTATCAGCTGGAATTGCGCCTGGCTTAGCCTTTTTAAGCTACTTGTACTTGAAAGATCAGTATGAGCAAGAGCCGTTTCGGTATGTGTTAAAAACATTTGTTTATGGTATGTTAATTACTTTTCCTATTCTCTTTATACAATCTGTGTTTGAAATCGAAGGAATTACTTTTCCGTTATGGGGTCAAGCCTTTTTAACAGCGGGTTTATTAGAAGAGTTTTTCAAATGGTTTGTTTTGTTTTTTATTGTAATTCAGTCTATAAATTTTGATGATCCATATGACGGGATTGTTTTTGGGGCGAGTGTTTCGTTAGGGTTTGCGACCGCCGAAAATATTCTATATTTATTGGCTCACGGTGTGAGTTTTGCGTTTGGTAGGGCCCTTCTACCAGTATCAAGTCACGCACTCTTTGGTGTGATTATGGGATATTACCTTGGGAAGAGTAAATTTTCTCTGTCGCAAAATGTTAAGTGGGTGTTGTTTTCTCTCGTGATCCCAATTATTTTACATGGAACCTATGATTATATTTTGATAAGGAACGTTCCGTATTGGCCATATTTCATGATCCCATTTATGATGTTTTTATGGTGGTTAGGACTCAAAAAAGTCAAAACGGTTCATCTGTTAGCCAAGGGACAGGAGCCATATTTAATTAAAAAAAGTTCTTCCTTTTGA
- a CDS encoding asparaginase: MKKKILILHTGGTISMMEDETSGAVRPGERNPLTSQLQTLTRIANLIEREPLHVPSPHMTPNEMILLKEIIEKSYKEDKIEGVVITHGTDTLEETAYFLDLTVSLSLPIVVTGAMRSSNEIGSDGLYNLISSLRVAISDDAQDKGVLVVLNDEIHTAKNVTKTHTSNLATFQSPQYGPIGIVTKQSILFHHHPVVKEKYEKVLVQHKVGLLKAYAGLESDIIKAMKDYGYEGVIVEALGQGNLPPTCLDGISYLISAGIPVVLVSRCFNGIVQDVYGYSGGGKQLKEMGVIFSNGLNGQKARIKLLISLSQTKDISSINAIFQK; this comes from the coding sequence ATGAAGAAAAAGATACTCATTTTACATACTGGTGGAACCATTTCGATGATGGAGGATGAAACTTCTGGAGCTGTAAGACCTGGAGAAAGAAATCCCTTAACATCTCAACTTCAAACATTAACAAGGATCGCAAACTTAATAGAAAGAGAACCTCTTCACGTTCCATCTCCTCATATGACCCCAAATGAGATGATACTTCTAAAGGAAATCATTGAAAAAAGCTATAAAGAAGACAAAATTGAAGGGGTTGTTATAACCCATGGTACCGATACATTAGAAGAGACTGCATATTTTCTTGACCTCACCGTGAGCCTCTCCCTCCCAATCGTAGTAACTGGAGCAATGAGGTCTAGTAATGAAATAGGATCAGACGGTCTCTACAACCTTATTTCTTCGCTGCGGGTAGCAATTAGTGATGACGCACAAGATAAAGGGGTGTTAGTCGTTCTAAATGACGAAATTCACACAGCAAAGAATGTGACGAAAACCCATACCAGCAACTTGGCAACATTTCAGAGTCCACAATATGGACCAATTGGAATAGTAACAAAGCAAAGCATTCTTTTTCACCATCATCCGGTAGTGAAAGAAAAGTACGAAAAGGTTTTGGTTCAACATAAAGTAGGATTATTGAAAGCCTATGCGGGCCTGGAATCGGACATCATTAAAGCCATGAAGGATTATGGCTATGAAGGAGTTATTGTAGAGGCACTTGGACAAGGAAATTTGCCTCCTACTTGTTTAGATGGTATTAGTTACTTAATTTCAGCTGGTATTCCAGTTGTTCTGGTTTCTCGTTGTTTTAATGGTATCGTTCAAGATGTATATGGCTATAGTGGTGGCGGAAAGCAATTGAAAGAGATGGGCGTTATTTTTTCAAATGGTTTAAACGGTCAAAAAGCTAGGATCAAATTATTAATTAGCTTATCTCAAACTAAAGACATCTCATCCATCAACGCTATTTTTCAAAAATGA